A stretch of DNA from Macrotis lagotis isolate mMagLag1 chromosome X, bilby.v1.9.chrom.fasta, whole genome shotgun sequence:
ATATGATCTAACCTGACTTCTGACTTAAACACTCCCTTGGGAAATAGGTAGTTCGagtattttgaagatgaggaaacaagtttAGAAGAGTGTAGTGAGACTGCTGTAATCACGGAATTAATTAATTATAGTCAGGACTGGAATTCAATTCCCTGAAACTCAGTCTCTCTCTCCAAACTCCTCCTGGTGATGAATGAAGAAGATAATTCCCTTTAATACTGCAAAATCGAATAGAAGGTTGATTAGCATTCACCCTGATTCATggatttttctgggttttttttttgttttgtttttctcagtgTTGCTTCTTCAAGGGGTGTTTTTCAGAGAGGAATaaagatttgtaaaatgaattctaATGCTGATTCTTCTGTTCAGATCCTGTCCCCGTTGTCTGATGCCATCCTGGCTGAGAAGACAGTGACCGTGTTGGATGAGAAGGTGACAATCACTGACCTTGGGGTCCAGCTGGTGACTGGGCTCTCCCTCTCCTTGCAGCTCAGTCCAGGAAGCAACCGAGCAATCTTTGCTACCTCCATAGCTCAGGAGCTACTACAGACACCTAAGCAGGTACCAGTTCTCCCAGTCATTCTATGGGGAGCTGGTCCAAGATCCAACCAGATTAAACCTTTCCCAGCCCCTAGTACCAAAGGTGTTCAAGAAGAGAGTAGAAGAAAGGTTTTaagggaaaatgaaggaaggagtAGACCAGTGTCTCCCTTTTCCAGGCAATCCTCCAGGTAACTGCCAAATGACCACTCTAAAGTCACAGATTTGACCATGTTACTCCCCTACTGCAaaaatcttgaaggaaatcagatcATAGTTTCAGTTCCTGGTCATTTTCAAAGCATGGCATCATACCACCTTTTAAGCTCCCCTTTACATCTTATCTTCTTCTATTAGAACTTaagcttaggggcagctaggtggtgtagtggataaagcacgggccctggagtcaggagtacctgggttcaaatctggtctcagacacttaataattacctaactgtgtggccttggacaagccacttaaccccattgcccagcaaaaaaaaaaaaaagaatttaagcttATTGAGGGCAAGGATTGACTTCCTCCCTTTATTAAGATTGCCAATGCTTAACAGAGTTCTTGACAATTGCTAATCAAATACTTTTTCCTTTACTCATTGTTTCATCCATTTATTTGCCTCCAGTAATTCATTATTGCCTCTAGGACAGAATATCAAATCATCAATAGTCATTAAGCACCATGTATCATCGTTGCCCTCAACAGACTCAAAAGCCAATGAGGGGAAGAggcatgcaaacaattatgtacacaTATAATACAAAATACACGAAGATACACTCATAACATTTACATTAaagatatttctatatttataaatacatatgccTACACAGAGAGGTTGCTAGTAAATGTTTAGCAACAAACTATGTAAATGTGCATggcaattttaaatattaaattaaaattatatggacactttttaaactttagacaatcaataaaataataaatttagccTTTATTTGTACATTTTTCAATACTCTCAGTGAACATTTGATGATCATAAATTGGGTCAAGGTAACACtagcaaaattatatatgtgtgtgcatatgtgaaaaatacacatatatataaaatgtgaaataaaaattaatatatataatagaaaacatatatatatatatcaggtcACTatgatttatatctatatatccatactGCAATAATGGTGCTTATAACTATGATATATTCTACATGTGTTTATGtgttcatataaatatatttatatgagtctatgtgtgtatatatatatatatctataaatggGAGGCAATGCTAGAAAAGTCTTCTTGcataaacttttctattttttaagaaaccTCCCCAATCAGATTCTAGCTTAAAATTCCATATGACTCCCTATTACTCCCCTTAGCAAACTCTCTGTTCTAGCCAGATTTGCCTACTGGCTCTCCCTCCAGTTTGATAAACCAGTTCCTATACAGAGTTGCCTAAATAAGGGCTGACCCCATCCCTTGGAATGCCCTCCCTTATCTCTGCCTAGAATCTTTAGCTTCTAGGCCTTCTTGCCTCTTCCACAAAATTTTTCCTAATTCCTCCAGCTGTTGATGATCTTTTCATCCTGAAATTATTCAGCATGTTTGACTATCCTAATCCCACCAACCCCTACAAACATCTTGAGGGTAAGGGTCTGTTCCATTGTTTTTGAGGGATTTTTGGAGAATTTAAGAGACTGATCAAGGGTCACTTAGCTCATAAGCATTAGAATTTGAGCCCAAGGTCTCTTAAGTATTACTGAATGGCTTGGAATCTTGTGATACCCAATACCAGTCAGTTCTTTCCAGGTCCTTTCCTCAGACACCCCATCTGTCTTCCTCTAGGCTCTAGCTGGTTGAAACTTCCTGCTACTGTTCCTTCAAGGAGGGGCACCAAGCAATGGGAAGCTGGCACCTGGAGAGTATGAACCTACTTCCCATTTTTCTGTGCCCACAGATAATCACTCAGGGTTCCTGGACCTGTTATTTGCTAATCTTCCTTTGCTCTGCTTAAGCTGATTGGCTTTTCAAACAGGTTTTCAAGCCATTCAAAAAGTGCTTGAATGATCCCAGTGCTCAGAATTCTTGCTGAGAGTCCATAGTCCCTACCTCCCCACCTCCAAAGAGATCTAAGCTACAGATcccaaatgaaaaatagaaagtgaagCTATGTTTACTGGGTGATAAAGCTCAACTACCTTTTTGTTGTCTGGGAAGAGTTGAGAAATTGATGTACCTTGGCTAGCAACCAGGCCAGTACACTCATCCATTTCTGACAAAAAGAACTAAACATGCTACCTTAAAATCTCTTCCAGAATTGATTTTGTTGACATTTAGGCCCACCAGGCAACTTGACTCTGATATTTCAGGTgcaaaaaatgagaaatgcatTTGAATTCCTTCTCTGATTTCTCCTAGAACTCTAGCTATAGTGGTACAACAGGGCTCTGCCCACCAGGGCATCCATGTCAGGGGGCAATGAGGGTTCTTTTAGTCCTTTAGTAGCATAGAAAAAGCCAAGTTATTTTTTGCAAGATCACCTAGCCTAAGTTccccctgttttatagatgagaaagctgaaacCAAAGAGAAGCTAAAGAActaattttctccatttcttggTTTCTCTGACATCCTTCAGATCCCAACTAAAATTTTAAACCTTTCTCAATCCCCCTTGATATTCtgagattacctccaatttatcttgtttattatctctttttgtgAACATAGGTGTTTGCATTTTAAATACCCTTTAaactatgagttccttgagattaaggactatttttgttttgaacCTTGCTTTGTAACTGTTGTTCTTAGTTTAGTGCCTACCACATattaggctcttaataaatgattgttgattggaTTCCTTAAACAGTTATTAACTACATTGTAGATGTTGTTCAGCTATTTGAtcctgtctaactctttgtgacctcattttaggttttcttggcaaagagactaggATACtgtgcctttccttctccagttcattttacagatgaggaaactgaggcaaacaaggttaagcaatttgccccaGTTGTTTAACTCAGCTAGTCGGTGTCTGAGGTCACAACTCCAGGTCCAGGGCGCTATTCACCATATCAGCTAGCTATCTATTAATTGCATATTCAATTTTATCAAGgctctctttctccatctataaaatggtgataattatAGTACCTCCCATACAGGGTTGTTAGATGGATCAAAGCAGATAACATAGAATACTTTCCAAGTCTTCTAACACAGtagaaatgccagctattattacaTTACTTACAAAGACGAGCACATGCTCAATCTCAGCCAGAAGGGTGTCTCACCTAGTTAAAACTATAGAACCCCTGGAAATTGAAGACTATTATCTGCTCTAGCTGACTGCCCAAATAAGCCACTGAATCGCCAAAGTGAACTTGAAAAGGTCAGTATTCCAAAAAGGATCAGGGGAACAAGTGAAATGGCCCCCACTCTCTGACCTATTATTGGCTCTAAGATGCCAAGTCTTATCTTAGACAAGATAAAAAATAGCTCTGCGTCTGGCTAGTTTGATTGTTAGTGTCCATAAAGGCATATAAACCCATGGGCTTGTACAGACTGAACTGTGAGTACAGAGCAGTTAAGACCTAATAAAGCCAGGAAACATGGCACCATGAGGGCATCCTCTCTCAGAGTCCTCTGATGTTTGTTATGAGTAATACATAGACCCTTTGTATTAAAACAACTTATAAAATAATGTGGTAAATACTATGTTTTTCCCATTTAAACACATAATCCTTGTAAATAACCCTAGTAATCAGTAATGCCTTTTGACACGTGATTTATTTTCCTGCAAAAGTAGAAGCCATACAGCCCAGGGGATACATCTTTCTTTTAACACctccaaggaaaacaaatccttattaCTAAGTATTTAAAAACAACTGTGTGTTTTATGTCTTCTTagaaattcatattcatattcttaGTAGGTCTTAACGTTTACTTCTACCGAATAGGAGAGTTCACCCTCTGTATTTCTATTGTCCCGTGCAAGGGGCCAATCACAGAGAAAGAATCACCATGTCACAGAATCTCACAGTtgcaagggacctcagagatcatctagttctaGTTCAGTATGGACATGGCATTTCCTCTTCTGCCTCCATGACTATGTTCAATTCCATCCTTaaccctaaatatatatatatatatatatatatatatatatatatatatatatatatatatatatatatatacctggcTTTCTGGAAATTATTTTCACTTCTTCCTCAAGTCTACCTCTTAAAATGACTCATTCCCTTCTAAATGCAACTCAGGTATCACCACTTTTTTGTAATACCCTTCCAGATCCCCTCAGTTATTGGAAATAATTTCCCTGTTAAATTACTTGTTATTTTGTAAATGCTTCATATTCGTGGACTTAGTACTTATATTCCCCAATTCCGATCGACTGGAGACTCTTTAAGGttagagattttttaaatttttaaaattttttttcattgaatcctcaGTGCTGAGCAAGgtgtcttaataataataataatgcacaCTTACATTTGTGGAATTAGAGCAGATTGGATTGCATTGCATTGGGTTGGGTTAGATTGGATTAGATTTAATTGGGTTTGACTGGATTGCATTAGATTGGTTTGAGATGGGTTGGGTGGTATGGGTTAGAGTAGATTCTTATCCTATTTATGGCATCCTTCATAAATAGTCCTCCAGAGTTTGAAAATCTCTAGTGAGAGGGAATTCATTCTAGGCAGCCAGTCCTATAATTTGACCTAATTGTTAGAATTGTTAGAATCAAATTGAAAATTGCCTCTCCCCAACTTCTACTTATTACTCCTAGTTTTGTTTTCTGGAGATAGGTCTTTGAGGCTTGAGGTCCGGTGGGACTGTATTGTTTTTGTTAATTTGTGATTTGTATGTATGTTTTATTAACAGGAAGCTGCCATAAGTTGCTGGATCCAATTCAGTGATGGCTCAGTCATGCCCTTGGATATTTATGATTTAAAGGACTTCTCTCTGATGGTGACATCCCTTGATGAGAAGGTGGTCTCCATTCATCAAGATCCCACATTCAAATGGCCTGTTATTACTGCTGAAATGGAGGAAGGGCAGGGTGCTCTGGTGAAGGTAGAAATGGTGATTAGTGAATCATGCCAGAAATCTAAGAGGAAGAGTGTGCTGGCTGTTGGGACAGGAAATATCAAAGTTAAGTTTGGCCAAAATGATGCCAACCCCAACACCAGTGACAGCAGACATGGGGGAAGGGGTCACTTGGAAACCCATGCCAGTGACAGGAGGCCTAAAACAACCTGGCAAGAAAGAATGAGGCCAGATGGACAGTTTTTCAGCAATTTCTCCATGGACTACATGGAAGGAAGGGGATCTACAACAGATAGATCTATCttctggaagaaaaagaaaaaagaaaatcttttagaTGATAGCAACCACCTACAGACCATCCCCATGGACTTTACCAGCTTCCCTGCCCAAGCCGATCTTCCAAGAAACAATGGAGAAATGGAGGAGAATGACCTAGTCCAGACACCccggggtttaagtgacttagaAATTGGAATGTATGCACTGTTGGGTGTCTTCTGCcttgccattttggtcttcttaattaactgtgtgacctttgcaTTAAAATACAGACATAAGCAGGTTCCTTTTGAGGAGCAAGAAGGCTTGAGTCATTCACACGACTGGGTAGGGTTAAGTAACCGGACAGAACTTCTGGAAAATCAACTGAACTTTCCCTCCCCACAGGAAGAGCAGATCACTGCTATTGATCGAGGGTTAGATTTTGAGGAAAGTAAGTATCTTCTCAATACAAACTCCCAAAAGAGTCTTAATGGTCAAGTTTTCAAGTCTTCAGAATCTCCATTCACTGATGGAAAAGACCAGAAAAGTGAGCCAACAGCGTCCCCTACCTCTAAGCGAAAAAGGGTGAAATTTACCACCTTCACCACCATCTCCTCAGATGAGGGATGCCCTACAGTTAACTCTATTCTCATGAGCAGTGTGGATGATATAAAATGGGTTTGTCAAGACATGGATTTGGGAGAATGTAAAGAACTAACAAACTA
This window harbors:
- the TMEM132D gene encoding transmembrane protein 132D, producing the protein MEAEILNTAILTGKTVAVPVKVVSVEEDGTVTDLLESVECRSSDEDVIKVSDRCDYIFVNGKEMKGKMNVVVKFTYQHLSSLLEMTVWVPRLPLQIEISDTELNQIKGWRVPIVSNKRPVRDSDDEEEDERRNKGCTLQYQHAMVRVLTQFVAEASDSGGQLAHLLGSDWQVDITDLVNNFMQVEEPRIAKLQGGQVLIGQELGMTTIQILSPLSDAILAEKTVTVLDEKVTITDLGVQLVTGLSLSLQLSPGSNRAIFATSIAQELLQTPKQEAAISCWIQFSDGSVMPLDIYDLKDFSLMVTSLDEKVVSIHQDPTFKWPVITAEMEEGQGALVKVEMVISESCQKSKRKSVLAVGTGNIKVKFGQNDANPNTSDSRHGGRGHLETHASDRRPKTTWQERMRPDGQFFSNFSMDYMEGRGSTTDRSIFWKKKKKENLLDDSNHLQTIPMDFTSFPAQADLPRNNGEMEENDLVQTPRGLSDLEIGMYALLGVFCLAILVFLINCVTFALKYRHKQVPFEEQEGLSHSHDWVGLSNRTELLENQLNFPSPQEEQITAIDRGLDFEESKYLLNTNSQKSLNGQVFKSSESPFTDGKDQKSEPTASPTSKRKRVKFTTFTTISSDEGCPTVNSILMSSVDDIKWVCQDMDLGECKELTNYMERLHEKV